In one Mustela lutreola isolate mMusLut2 chromosome 8, mMusLut2.pri, whole genome shotgun sequence genomic region, the following are encoded:
- the TNFRSF1A gene encoding tumor necrosis factor receptor superfamily member 1A, translating to MGLPTVPGLLLPLVLLALLVEIYPLRVMALVPHVRNREKRAILCPQGKYIHPQDNSICCTKCHKGTYLYKDCPGPGLDTDCRECENGTFTASENHLTQCLSCSKCRKEMNQVEISPCTVSQDTVCGCRENQYRRYWSATLFECMNCSLCLNGTVHISCTEKQNTVCTCHAGFFLRVNECIPCVHCKENTECKKLCLLPVEKVTVPQDPGTTVLLPLVIFFGICVLSFSVVLMCRYQRQMPRFFSTVCGKSTPTKEGEPETLASVPGFSPTTSFSPTTGFSPTTGFSPIPGFSPIPNPTFTPRSVFTPRDWSKLRAPSEAGEMAPPYQEAGPMLSAAPASTPIPTPVQKWEDRTHIQRAEADPADPATLYAVVDGVPPSRWKEFVRRLGLSEHEIERLELQNGRCLREAHYSMLAAWRRRTPRREATLELLGRVLRDMDLLGCLEDIEEALRAPPSLSPAPRLLR from the exons ATGGGCCTCCCCACCGTGCCTGGCCTGCTGCTGCCACTG GTGCTCTTGGCTCTGTTGGTGGAAATATACCCCTTAAGGGTTATGGCACTGGTCCCTCACGTCAGGAACCGGGAGAAGAGAGCTATTCTGTGTCCCCAAGGAAAATATATTCACCCTCAAGATAATTCCATTTGCTGTACGAAGTGCCACAAAG GGACCTACCTGTACAAGGACTGTCCCGGCCCGGGGCTGGACACAGACTGCAGGGAATGTGAAAACGGCACCTTTACAGCTTCGGAGAACCACCTCACACAGTGCCTCAGTTGCTCCAAATGCCGAAAAG AAATGAACCAGGTGGAGATTTCTCCTTGCACTGTGTCCCAGGACACTGTGTGCGGCTGCCGGGAGAACCAGTACCGGCGTTATTGGAGTGCAACCCTTTTCGAGTGCATGAACTGCAGCCTCTGTCTCAATGGCACAGTGCACATCTCCT gcacagagaaacagaacacaGTGTGCACCTGTCACGCGGGTTTCTTTCTAAGAGTCAATGAATGCATACCTTGTGTTCA CTGTAAGGAAAACACAGAGTGCAAAAAGTTGTGTCTACTCCCTGTGGAAAAGGTTACGGTCCCTCAGGACCCAG GTACCACAGTGCTGTTGCCCCTGGTGATCTTCTTTGGCATTTGTGTTTTATCCTTCTCCGTTGTTTTAATGTGCCGCTACCAACGGCAGATGCCCAGGTTCTTCTCCACTG tttgTGGGAAATCGACACCTACAAAGGAG GGGGAGCCTGAGACCCTGGCCTCGGTTCCAGGTTTCAGTCCCACCACGAGCTTCAGTCCCACCACGGGCTTCAGTCCCACCACCGGCTTCAGTCCCATCCCGGGCTTCAGTCCCATCCCCAACCCCACCTTCACCCCCAGGTCCGTCTTCACCCCACGTGACTGGTCTAAGTTAAGGGCTCCGTCAGAGGCTGGAGAGATGGCCCCACCCTACCAGGAGGCTGGCCCCATGCTTTCCGCGGCTCCAGCCTCCACCCCCATTCCCACCCCAGTTCAGAAGTGGGAGGACAGAACCCACATTCAGCGCGCTGAAG CCGACCCCGCGGACCCGGCGACGCTGTATGCCGTGGTGGACGGCGTGCCCCCGTCGCGCTGGAAGGAGTTTGTGCGCCGGCTGGGGCTGAGCGAGCACGAGATCGAGCGGCTGGAGCTGCAGAACGGGCGCTGCCTGCGGGAGGCCCACTACAGCATGCTGGCGGCCTGGCGGCGGCGCACGCCGCGGCGCGAGGCCACGCTGGAGCTGCTGGGCCGCGTGCTCCGCGACATGGACCTGCTGGGCTGCCTGGAGGACATCGAGGAGGCGCTGCGTGCCCCACCCTCTCTCTCGCCGGCGCCCCGCCTCCTGCGGTGA